The following DNA comes from Hordeum vulgare subsp. vulgare chromosome 3H, MorexV3_pseudomolecules_assembly, whole genome shotgun sequence.
ACatattttttgttttacttttgaaaactaatactccctccgttcctaaatataagtctttttagagatttcactagagggctacatacggagcaaaataagtgaatctatactctaaattatgtccatatacatccgtatgtgatCCCCTAGCGAAACTTtttaaaagacttgtatttaggatcCGAGGGAGTATATAACAATGGTTAACTTTATTTTTGTCTTTCTAAATACATTAGTTATCTTCCTATGTTCTATCTTAGTTATAGAgtctaagagcatggttaataatatagcCAGCTACTGGCTATATATGATGTTGTCATGTCATATATAGTCTTTATTTCTAGTCACTCATACAATAAGGTTAGCTATAAAGTTGGCTATATGAGCACAACTTTTGTTTAcctttatctttatctttttctttatattTATTACGTCTGTCTAGGAACACGCATATAGCTTGGCTCTTGCATAGGAGTCTACCCCTTTATTTTTTTATGTCTCTCTACTTTACATAGTAGGTAAAATTGCCATGTAAGCGGACCGTAGAGCCGTTATTGTACTTGCTTTAAGCATAGTAAACATTAAATGCACACATAATTATGTAAGTGGCATACGAAGCATTGAAAGATTAAGAAACCTTCCTTTAGCTCCGACCAAGTATCAATACTCATATATTTTACATATATCCACATTGGATAGTGTTACTCCCATAATTCCGTGCACTTGGCAAATTATCACCCATGCGTAGCCCAGACACGACACGTAGCCCTCGGAAATCCAGATCGGGCCTTGCCGCATGCGCATCTCGTGCCTCCACCAagcgtgcatgcatgcacgcacttcGGCACCATGCAACAACCAGACCCTCCGTGTGTCGCCCGCCCAGTAGCGTACAAGTAGAACCACCGCCCGGGGCCTTGGATCGGGGAGGCCATGTTCGCTTAATCCCGTCACCACAGGAATTGAATTGAAGGGGATTAGAAAAGTTTGAGGGGGATTTTGCCTTGTGAGGAATTTAATCTCCTTCAATTTTTATCAAACCTTTTTAAACCCTGTCTAACCGAACAAGTCCGGAAAGAGTTTGAGAGATTCGGcatgttagagcatctctagtagaaccctcaaacccttaaattcaaaatcagttttaagggttgagaattggtcatttttgacacttttaagggttgaaaaacagaggcaaagactagaaccctcaaacccaacccttatagccTAGTTTTGAACACTATGAACATGCACGCGGAGGAACAGAGGATACAAAAATGACTTCAGCTGCGGAGGAGCTCGCGCTCGCGCTGCCTGGACGAGGCCGTCTCCCTGGCGTACCGCGCGGTGGAGCTCCGCCGGGCGccgcggcggcgggcggggcgcggccgcggcggccgcggctggagcgcggggggcggccgtggcgggcgggggcgcggcggctggagcgcgcgcgggggggggggggggcggcaggcgcggcggcggcgggcggggacGCGGCGGGCGCGATGGCGGCGGCTGGAGCGCGGGGCCGGGGCCTGGGCGCagaggggcggcggggccggggccggggcggcggccggagcgcggtgggaggcggccggagcgcggggggcggcggcggccggagcaaCTTCCTCGCGCGGGCGGGAACCAACTGCCTCCCGCGCGAGGTGGGAAGTGGAGTACGGGTTGGGGGCAGTTTTCCCcccccccaaccctcacttctacaggctgggaaggggtttgagggttcgacatctaaatttttttacgggtttaagggtttaagggttctagtctacgccgtttttccgatgaaaactgtaaaaaagcggttatttttaagggtttgagggtttgagggttctactagagatgctcttaggaggAGCCATGCCACATCCGCACGACAACGCTGGCACGCATCATCCTTGGCCGCCGCTCAACCCCAACCATCAAAGCACACACGCCAACTCACATAGAAGTGAGTCACCAGCCGGACCCTTCAAACCTTCTTCAAACGTTCGGACAGATCTTCAAACGTTCAGTAACCGCGGACGCGCCTGGACGCGTCCGCGGTCGTTCGAGGAGCCGGATTTGAGggggtccggctgtagatgctctaaaccTCCTCGAGGCTAGATCGACGCTAGCCGCTGCATTGCAGTCGTGTCGGTTGCCTGCCTCAGTGCTAGAACTGCACCTCGGCCAACACCGTTGTGTCGAGGCCACACCTCCACCAAGACGAGTCATCCAGCGTCGCTCCACCTTGAAAGAGTGAGGCAATGGCCATGTCGTTGCTGACGCTCACCGGCGGCAGCAAGTAGAGCAAGTGTGTGAGAGAGCTATCCCAAAAGGGATATGTTTTACTCTCACTGTACCATGATATTTGTTGTTGAAGAGAATTAATCTTGTTTTCTTCAACAACAAATATTTAGAAATATAGAAAGTATTTCACATGCGTCCTGCAACATGAGGTGGCAGGAGAGCAAAGGCAATAATGGATTTTGTTTCCGTGTTAATCATGTTCCTAAGACTTGGCCACCTTGTACTACCGACTACGTTACTCTATCAGTTCATGGATCTTTCTCAGTTGATTTTGACGCTGCGGCCACATCTATAATTTTCCGGCAATATGATGGATCAATTATTTTTACATCTTATCAGTATATTTTCAATTGCAATAATGCACTATGAGTGAAGACACGCGCGCTTATGCAAGGGGGTGACACTTGCTATACAACACTCCAATCTTTCGATAATTGTTCAGTCCGATTCCACCGTGGCTTTATCGGGTTTAACTCGAGAAGGAGTATCGGTTCTGCCTATGAACATTTCGTATCTGAAATTAAGGCGTTGTTATGGAACATGGAGTTTATTCCGTGCAAATTAAatctcttcctaataataaagcgtagagcgcttctgtcgtccgtcgtagtcattttgcaaaaacacccctCGATTTTCcagtattcaacccgcagtccgtttTTAGTAAAAAAACGAATTGTCTTTTGCATTTTTCAGGAAcccccctgatgtttcaggtaatcaacccgcagtccggatttaagtcagaaaacgatTTTTTTTGGCATTTTTCCGAAAACccttgatgtttcaggtaatcaaccggcCCTCCGTATTTTATAACAAAAAAAAcctaacttttcagttaatcaatccacattttatctaaaacaaaattatccatatcttttaaaccgtaacttcgattttaacatgttatatatgaaatttgattaaaaaaatgtgtagaatccaaataggatgttatttttagctgttgaatactccctctgtccggaaatacttgtcctaaaaatgcatataatggatgtatctacaattaaaataagtctagatacattcatctctaggacaagtatttccggacgaaggtagtacttcttaaatattatttttgatgcaaacttaatctgtagtgcagagtcctttttttcctctttttccaaCGACGATACGAACTGCAATAAATATTCATTAAATTAAAATCAAATTGAGAGGAAATCgttaacaacacatgcacacctttggaaaacttcgtggggagaaacaacatatttctcatcttattccgagtgactgtaTATTCAAACGTGTTTTCATTGTGTGAGCAATAAAGCCATCGTCCGCAACACAAATGttatgccatgtgaaaatatattgcattcagagcgtgtgttatttttcttccgttgcaacgtacGGGCTCTTAGAGTTGCGGATTGTTTGACAAATTGTAGTCACATAGAGTGTATGGATGCATCTAGGACCATCGTGTATCGATGATCTTTGAATAAAACTCTTTTTCATTGCAAAAAGAAAAGGGTTTTGTTTTTAAAATCACAAAGTGAAAGGAGTTGGACTGGTCTGACATGTTCTTTCTGTTGTGCCCCACTGTTCTCGGTGGGTCCCATGGTGCAGAAACCCTGACGCGACCATCCAAGGCGCTCCCACCCATAGCTCCGCCTGCTCATGGCCGCTGTCGAGTGAACCGATCCGGCCCCCCCATGCCTCCATCGGAGAGCATTCCCCACCAGATCAGCTCGCCGTCCGGCacccccgtcctcctcctcctcctccggtggaCCGCGCTGCCGTGGGCGCAGAGCCAAGGCCTCCGGTCGGATCCGTCCTGCGGGTGAGGAACCCTGTCTTTCTTGGAGCTGATTTTGCCCTGGTTCTTGCTCGCCGCTCAACGATCTCTGCTCCAGAGCCTCGGTCGCGCTTTGATTTCCGGCCCTTTTTTTTGGAGCTTTGAAGGGAAGGGGGCAAGGAAGTAGCCGGGGTGAGAAGGGGAAGCAGAGGAACCAAGGtctgctgcctccgtccatggatctttcttctttttcagaTGGCCCTCTTTGGGATCTGAAAACTCCCTTTCCTCTTAGCATTCGAGAGCTCACTGATCACACCCAAGTCAGCTTAAACTAGTACTAGCACGTCGAACAGTAAAACAGAGATCTCCTGACACTGGTGCTCGTATTTATTACATGTAACCATGATTTGTTTGGGCTAAGCACACTTTCAGACCAACGACCCTGCTGCTCTCCTAATCTGCAAGAAAAGCTTCTCTTTTTTTTCGCCGACCAGGCACGCCTTCCCTCGATGAGCTGCTGAACATATCTTGCGGAAAATCCGGAACCATAATGTTCAGCGACTCCACTGTGAAATTCAGTAAATTAATCAACTCAACAAGCATGTTTGTGTTGGCTGCATGAAAACAGTGTTAACACATTTGTCATTAACAGCAATTCCACAGTTTAATATTTTACCACGTGCATTAAGTGAAGAGAATTCATGGCCAGTGCTTTAATACGGAGAGGCTGTCAAAGGCGAAAATAGCAGTTAATTAAGGGAGTATGGTTCTTTCATTGATATGATGTTAGCATCTCAATTCATAAAGATGGGTAAGTTGAAAATCCAGTAGTCAGCTTATACTAGTGTTGAACTTACGGATTACTAAACTTGTGGAATGTGTGTGACGGAATGTGTTTCTTTCTTCAGTGTCATCTCCGCATGGTTGCACTTTTTATCGATAAACCAACATATGGTCTGGTTTTGATATACAGATCGAATATAATTTTGTGGTGCACAGAAGAATAACACATCAAGAAAATGCAAATACATAATCATCAGCATACCCTTTTTCCTTACTGTTTTGTCATGGCTTCTCTGGTCATCTATGTGAACAGTTTGAGCCAGTGAAGCTGAGGAAACTTGGGTCCAGCATTCAAGACGAATTGCCCCGTAACTGCTGGCAGTTCTTGTACTATAAGGTTTGCAATTTTTGTACCCTTGTTATTTGCTTTACTATCTTTATGGATGTTTACTTCGATGGTAACCTTGCACGATAGTTACTTTAAATAGCAATATTCAAGTATGATATCACAATCCTGAATAAAAACATTCAGCTAGTAGAATTGAGCTCTGTGATTGAAGTGCCTCTGTTCAGTATCTTTTAACTTCACAACTTCATTCCCATTTATGATACTGCTTGGTCTAGCATTGTGGCTTTGTTTTTACATGACCAGACTACCTTCTGTATACAATATGCAGCCGAACAATGTTGTATATCTTCAGTAGTAATAATCAACTGTCAGTTTTGTATCATCATAGTAGAATAATGAAGCTAGATTGTTTCCGAGCTCATATTTTATTCCTTTTTGTATGGTTAAGATGAATTATGCGAAGCGATGTTTACTTTAAAGTATAACTGCAGTGCATTTCTGATCTTCCAGTACTGTACAGTGATGGTGTTGCTGCAATTGTACTAGTCAGTGAGGAGAAAGCTAAGAACCTTGGCCTTCAAGTTATTGCAAGGACTAGAGGGTACGTTGATCTTGCCTTACATGCCTTGTCATTATTCATTGCTAGTGAAACAAATgttgtttgaatttttttgatccgTTCTTCTTGTTAATGAAGACTTGTACCAACATTATCCTTACCTGTGTCTCAAAACTGTGAACCAATGATCTTCTGTAAGATTCGTAGGATTCGTGGATACCTTCTTGCTATCCTGTAGGATTCGTGgtaattttttccttttccttgttGTTATGCATTACAATGAGTGTGTTGTATTAACACTCCTTACAACTTCAGGCACATATACTATTTACAACACCTCTAGCTCTTGCTATCCTAAAATGTATATCAAATTCAAGTCTCAAGATTCACAAATAGCCTCATTCTAGTGGATACGATCAAGAAAGTGACAGTTTGTGTCCCACTTGGATCCGGTAAAGCATTTTTTGTTAGATTTTTAGCAATGTCACTGTTAATATTAACACAACACATATGGAGATGCCAATTGACCACAGCTATGTGAACAATTCCATAATTGAGGAAGAACTTTAATTCTTCCTATCACTGCTGAAATCTCTTGTAAATGACCACAGTTTCACAACCTCTTGTGAAATCTATCCAGTTAGCAATGTACAGAATGAAATTGACAGCTTCGTTTTCAATAAAGATACATTGAATGGATATGTAGGAATCAACGCAACTGCTAGAGTTCTGGAATCAGAGTTCTTTGAATTTGCACATTGAAATGTTTGTGCCGGGTTATATGAAAATAATCATACTGCATTTGTCTCAATAGTACATTCATTGTTTTTTTACCACATGTACTAAAAAAAGAGGGTTCATGGCCCGTGGTCCAAATTAAAGAGTCGATCATGTTATAATAACTAGGTAAATATTTAAATATCCCGATTCTTAAAAAGGGTAAGCTCCTTTGGTTATATGTATTATCCTTGCTACTTGTTTCTTTTTCCCTTAGGGGTGAAGTGTCTGATGGATGGATATAGCTTCAGCTTCTTTCTATTCCTGCATCACTTCATTAATCATTGCTCACGCAATTTTACTATTTCAGGCCACAAAATGATAATAGATTTCATAGATCTGAGCGATCATGATATTATTGACTTGAGCAGCGATGACGAGACTGTTCAAGACGATCAGATTGCAACTCATCACCAGGCGACGTTGCTTGATACTCAGACTATGCTTGTCGTAGCTGGTGAAGGAAGCCAAGATGAGCAGGTTGTGTTTGTTCCAGCTGGTGAAGGAAGGCAAGAGGTTGCTGAGTGCAGACATGCTCTGGAAGCTACTACATCGTTCTTGGTTACGGAAAAAGAACCTCTTGTTGCAGCTAGTGAAGAAAGCGAAGGTGTGCAGGCTGTGTTCGTAGCAGCCAGTGAAGGAAGCGAAGATGTGCAAGCTGTATTTGTGGCAACTGGTGAAGGAAGCCAAGATGCGCAGTCTGTGCTTGTTGCAACTAGCGAAGGAAGGCAAGAGGctgctgagtgcggacatgctttgGAAGCTACTACATCGTTCTTGGTTACGGAAAAAGCACCTTTCGTTGCAGCTAGTGAAGGCAGCGAAGATGTGCAGGCTGTGTTCGTTGCAGCGAGTGAAGGAAGTGAAGATGAGAAGGCTGCATTTGTTGCAGCTAGTGAAGGAAGCCAAGATGTGCAGGCTGTGCTTGTTGCAGCGAGTGAAGGAAGGCAAGAGGCTGCTGACTCTGGAAATGCTTTGGAAGCTACAACGTCGTCTTTGGTTACTGGAAAAGCACCTCTTGATATGGCTAAATCACAAAACCGTTTTCGCTCTCCAACATCAGTGTCATTCCCCGGTAAATTCATCTATCCCCTTGCAGTACAGTTGTGTGTTGATCATGCAAACGGCCCATATCAAGCAAACATTGCAACAAATTCTTAGTATTCGGAGTTAACCACACCTTTCCCAGAAAACAATTAACATTGACCACCTGCAGGTCTGACTTCTACCACTCTGAAGGCTCTCACCTCTGAAGTTGAAAATGCAAAGCTGGTGAGAAGGAAGGTGAAACATCCCAGGAAGAACTACCATACCGGCACTCCTAGGATAAGTCCTAGGTTTGAACTGAAGCCTGAATGTTCTAACGGGCCTGTGGAAGAGCTTCTTGCCGAGGCACTGTCCTTTGAAGGTGGCGATGCGGAGCTGGTGAGAGTGAAGGTGCAATATCCTGGGAAGGACTACCATACTAGCACTCCTACAACAAGTCCTACGTTTGAACTGGACTGTGAATGTCATAACGGGCCTGTGGAAGACCTGCCAGCCGACGCTTTAACCTCTGAAGATGGCGATGCAAAGCTGGTGAAAGGGAAGGTGAAGCATCCTAGGATGAACTACCATACCATCACTCCGAGGACAAGTCCTAGGTTTGAACCGAAGCCTGAATGTCGTAACGGGCCTCTGGAAGAGCTGTCTGTCGAGGCTCTGACCCCTGAAGATAGCGATGCAAAGCTGGTGAGGGAGAAGGTGAAGCATCCTAGGATGAAGTACTATACAGGCACTCCTAGGACAAGTCCTAGGTTTGTACCGAAGCTTGATTGTCATAACAGGCATGTGGAAATGCTGCCAGCCGAGGCTCTGACCTCTGAAGGTGGCAATGAAGAACTCATGAGAGGGAAGGTCAAACATCCTAAGAAGAAATACCATGCTGGCACTCCTAGGACAAGTCCTAGGTTTGTACCGAAGCTTGAATGTCATAACGGGCATGTGGAAGAGCTGCCAACCGAGGCTCTGTCCTCTGAAGGTGCCAATGCAGAGCTGGTGAGAGGGAATGGGAAATATCATAGGAAGAAATATCATACTGGCACTCCTAGGACAAGCCCTAGGTTTGAGCAGAAGCTTGATTGTCGTAACGGGCCTGTGGAAGAGCTGCCAGCTGACGCTCTAACCTCTAAAGATGGCGACGCAAAGCTGGTGAAAGGAAAGGTGAAGCATCCTAGGATGAACTACCATACCAGCACTCCCAGGACAAGTCCTAGGTTTGGACCGAAGCCTGAATGTCGTAACGGGCCTGTGGAAGAGGTGCCAGCCGAGGCTCTGATCCCTGAAGATGGCGATGCAAATCTGGTGAGAGAGAAGGTGAAGCATCCTAGGATGAAGTACCATACAGGCACTCCAAGGACAAGTCCTAGGTTTGTACCGAAGCTTGAATGTCATAACGGGCATGTGCAAGAGCTGCCCGCTGAGCCTCTGACCTCTGAAGGTGGCAATGAAGAACTGGTGAGAGGGAAGGGGAAACATCCTAGGAAGAAACACCATACCGGCACTCCTAGGACAAGTCCTAGGTTTGTACCGAAGCTTGAATGTCATAACGGGCATGTGGAAGAGCTGCCAAGCTCTGACCTCTGAAGGTGCCGATGCAAAGCTGGTGAGAGGGAAGGTCAAACATCCTAGGAAGAAATATCATACTGGCACTCCTAGGACAAGTCCTAGGTTTGAGCAGAAGCTTGATTGTCGTAACGGGCATGTGGAAGAGCTGCCCGCGAAGGCTCTGACCTCTGAAGGTGATGATGCAGAGCTGGTGAGAGGGGAGGCGAAACATCCTAGGAAGGACTACCATACTGGCACTCCTAGGACAAGTCCTAGGTTTGTACCAAAGCTCTGACCTCTGAAGGTGATGATGCAGAGCTGGTGAGAGGGGAGGCGAAACATCCTAGGAAGGACTACCATACTGGCACTCCTAGGACAAGTCCTAGGTTTGTACCAAAGCTCTGACCTCTGAAGGTGATGATGCAGAGCTGGTGAGAGGGGAGGCGAAACATCCTAGGAAGGACTACCATACTGGCACTCCTAGGACAAGTCCTAGGTTTGTACCAAAGCTCTGACCTCTGAAGGTGATGATGCAGAGCTGGTGAGAGGGGAGGCGAAACATCCTAGGAAGGACTACCATACTGGCACTCCTAGGACAAGTCCTAGGTTTGTACCAAAGCGTGAACGTCCCAACGAGCCTGTGGTAGAACTGGCAGCCGATCACAAGAGGTTCCGCATGCTACACGAATTAATTGCCTCTCGTGACAATGCAGAATCTGCGAATACCCCATGTACCGACTCTGCAAACCAAGGTAGTTGACTGAATATGATCTCCATGAAACTTTCAAAATGTTGTTGCTCTAGATTGTCTCATGCATTTTTAGGGTACCACCATGGTTGCATTTGTAGTGTGGTCGGAGCTCACTTTGCCCCATGTATCTCAGAATTCTATTCCCATGACCGCGAATCCGTCTTGATTGTAACTTGTGGCTGACTGTTGACTGCAGTTCTCTCGATGTTCACTTGCATATTCTGCTATATAATGCCTGGCAAGCTGCTGCTTCCAGTTAAATAGATTGAAATTTGTGAAAGCAACTACACTGTTATTTCTTTAAAAGAAAGTGTGTTTGGTGCATGAAGCCTGAAGCTATATGTGAGTTTTGTTAACAGATTAATTTATTACAACTGTGAAGGCTGAGCAACAGCAGTACTTTAAGAATGCTGTTCTTTGGGAGTTGAGGAAACAGCATCAGTCTGCAAGCTGGATGTAAGTGCGCATAAATCATGTAACCAACCAACAATTGGTTAACCTTTGTGAGCTACTATACTGTGAAATTTGTGAAAAACTGTGTTTTTTTGTGTGGAGGTTGGAACTATATATTTCAGTTGTGTTCACAGTGAAATTTGCAACTCTGAAGGTTGAACAACACGTCGTCAGTTAGTGCTATTTGTTAGAAGTATATCTTTTTTTGTCGCGTGTACTTGTTTGAACTTCTGAACCTGGGCATAGCCTCTTTTAATTTTTGAGCAACTGCAAGCATAATAAAATTCTGAAGACATATTGTCCGAAATTGTCTCATATTTTTTTGCCGCATAGTCGAGCACACTAACAAAGTACATATAACTGATGATATTCAGGACAGGATTTATTTGGACAGTGGACGCGAACTTTTGGAGCATTTCATTTCTGTCTTGAAAGGCCCTTTAGAACTGTCAAGTCCAGGTTGCtcagaaggaaaagaaaaagcacGGACACACTATATTTGATGCAAACTTTGAAGAGACAGTTGGCAGTTTGGCATTTAGAAAACCGGAAAGGGAGCAGGCAATACTAA
Coding sequences within:
- the LOC123442485 gene encoding uncharacterized protein LOC123442485; this translates as MIIDFIDLSDHDIIDLSSDDETVQDDQIATHHQATLLDTQTMLVVAGEGSQDEQVVFVPAGEGRQEVAECRHALEATTSFLVTEKEPLVAASEESEGVQAVFVAASEGSEDVQAVFVATGEGSQDAQSVLVATSEGRQEAAECGHALEATTSFLVTEKAPFVAASEGSEDVQAVFVAASEGSEDEKAAFVAASEGSQDVQAVLVAASEGRQEAADSGNALEATTSSLVTGKAPLDMAKSQNRFRSPTSVSFPGLTSTTLKALTSEVENAKLVRRKVKHPRKNYHTGTPRISPRFELKPECSNGPVEELLAEALSFEGGDAELVRVKVQYPGKDYHTSTPTTSPTFELDCECHNGPVEDLPADALTSEDGDAKLVKGKVKHPRMNYHTITPRTSPRFEPKPECRNGPLEELSVEALTPEDSDAKLVREKVKHPRMKYYTGTPRTSPRFVPKLDCHNRHVEMLPAEALTSEGGNEELMRGKVKHPKKKYHAGTPRTSPRFVPKLECHNGHVEELPTEALSSEGANAELVRGNGKYHRKKYHTGTPRTSPRFEQKLDCRNGPVEELPADALTSKDGDAKLVKGKVKHPRMNYHTSTPRTSPRFGPKPECRNGPVEEVPAEALIPEDGDANLVREKVKHPRMKYHTGTPRTSPRFVPKLECHNGHVQELPAEPLTSEGGNEELVRGKGKHPRKKHHTGTPRTSPRFVPKLECHNGHVEELPSSDL